In Leopardus geoffroyi isolate Oge1 chromosome D1, O.geoffroyi_Oge1_pat1.0, whole genome shotgun sequence, a single window of DNA contains:
- the LOC123602703 gene encoding LOW QUALITY PROTEIN: olfactory receptor 5G3-like (The sequence of the model RefSeq protein was modified relative to this genomic sequence to represent the inferred CDS: inserted 2 bases in 1 codon), which yields MEDKNQTKMTEFLFLGLTDILQEQIVLFVTLFIVYLVTLGGNIGMIILIWTDLRFHTPMYFFLSHLSFVDICSSSSIAPKMLCDIFAEKKGISFMGCATQMWFFGLFVATECFLLASMAYDRYMAICRPLLYTLIMSQRVCVQLVVGPYAMALLSTMTHTILTFRLPFCGTNIVNHFFCDISPLLSLACADTLINKLVLFILAGAIGVVSGLIIMVSYVCILAAILKMQTVDGRRKAFSTCSSHLAVVSILYGTLFFIYVQPGSSPSLDINKVISLFYTMVTPMLNPLIYSLRNKEVKNALRRKFKXKNSLMVLAK from the exons ATGGAAGATAAGAATCAGACAAAAAtgactgaatttcttttcttgggtCTCACAGACATTCTCCAAGAGCAGATTGTCCTCTTTGTCACGCTCTTCATTGTCTATCTTGTCACCCTGGGGGGTAACATAGGGATGATCATTCTCATATGGACTGATCTCAGATTCCACACTCCTATGTACTTTTTTCTCAGCCACTTGTCCTTTGTAGATATTTGTTCCTCTTCTTCCATTGCCCCCAAGATGCTGTGTGATATCTTTGCAGAGAAAAAAGGTATCTCTTTCATGGGTTGTGCTACACAGATGTGGTTCTTTGGTCTTTTTGTGGCAACTGAATGTTTCCTCCTGGCTTCCATGGCATATGACCGGTATATGGCCATCTGTAGGCCCTTGTTGTATACACTCATTATGTCCCAGAGGGTCTGTGTGCAGCTGGTAGTAGGGCCTTATGCCATGGCTCTTCTAAGCACAATGACCCATACAATTCTCACTTTTCGCTTACCCTTCTGTGGTACAAATATCGTCAATCACTTCTTCTGTGACATTTCACCACTGCTTTCCTTAGCATGTGCAGACACCTTGATCAATAAATTAGTGCTGTTCATCTTGGCTGGAGCAATTGGTGTGGTCAGTGGCCTGATCATCATGGTCTCCTATGTTTGCATCCTAGCGGCCATCTTGAAGATGCAGACTGTTGATGGGAGAAGGAAAGCTTTCTCCACCTGCTCTTCTCACCTGGCAGTTGTCTCCATCCTGTATGGGACTCTTTTCTTTATCTATGTTCAGCCTGGCTCAAGTCCCTCCCTGGATATCAATAAAGTGATTTCTCTGTTTTATACCATGGTGACCCCCATGTTGAACCCCCtcatctacagcctgaggaacaaGGAGGTAAAAAATGCACTCAGGAGGAAGTTTAA GAAAAATTCTCTAATGGTTTTGGCAAAATAG